The stretch of DNA TGCCGCGAGGGATGCCGATGGAACCAGGAATACCGTGATAAGCAGCATACACATCATGGCAATAAACGCATGTAATTTACGATCTTTCATCATATCTCCTCCTTGTTTTGTATTGCTTTTTGGAATTCTTGGTTACCCGATGGGTGACACCGCCACGAGAAGCATTTACGGCGGTGATCGTACTAACAACCCGAGGTTCCAGCTCTGCCCGCAGATAGTAGACAAAGGCTGTTATGGCAATGAAAAATTCAGGTATAGAATCTATAAATCATATCATTTCTAATAAACTTACTTATGTACCGATTATTTCAGCTGAACGGTTTATACATGCATATTTTACGGTAGCTGTCAAGCCTTAAAACAGGATAATCTCTATAACTCTTTGTTATTTATTGATTATTTAAAACAGATCCGTCAAAACAAGGGCTGTGCGGGCTCATTCCCCATAAAAAAGGGTCGCGGTCCTTCTACCCGCAACCCCTTGAAATCATGGTGCCTGGGGCGGGAATCGAACCCGCACAGTCGCAAGGACCGAGGGATTTTAAGTGCGTTTTCAAGCAATTACGTTATATTAAAGAAACCGGTAAGTTGCTTAAAATCCCTCGGTTCTCTATGGCAGAAAAAGTTGGAAAATGTTAGGTAGTTTCTGAAAAAAAATGACTCGCCAGGCACAATGCGAGGCACAATTTCTTCCTGTACTAATCAGAATTGAAATTGACCGAAGGATACCAGCTTTCTTTTGGTAATCATTGTTGACCGAAATGAAGAAAATCAAGTGTGATTGATTCGTTGTATCTTTATTTGTGTAACGTGGAAATCAGCCGCGAGTTTGCGAGTCGGCTGTATTTGCCTGGTCAGGTGTTTTGAGAGCGTTCATTCAATTTAGTATTTTCTCTTTTGCCCACTCTTAGTTAGTAAATAAATGGAACGAGCCGTCTAATCTTCTGGCTATAGGAGCGGTACTCTTCGCCAAACGCTTCGGATAGCTGGTTTTCTTCTATGGAAATTACACGTAAGACCAGTATGAGGTAGATGACAAACAGGGCAATTACGAAAAGCGACTGTACAACAAACGCAAGGCCCAATGTCACAGATAACACACCCGAATTTAGCGGATTCCTCACCAAAGAGAATATACCCCAGGTAACCAACGGGTCCTGGGAGCGTGGAGCAAAGCCGCCAGGCTGAAAGGTGTTACGCAAAGCCAGGAAACCAAATACGACCATTGCGGTACCGCAAATTATTAAAGCAATGCCTATAACCTCTAGCCCATAGATTAGCCAAGGAATGGCTATAGCCAAGTGCGTCGGATCTAAAATCTGATACCAATCCATAATCAGGGAAACAGCAATCAAGGGGATAAACAAAACGAGTATAGCTGTGTTGAAATAGTTTTCTGCCATGACTATACCTTGTCCTTCGGGTTTAATCTGCAGAAACCTCCTGGTGCAGACCAGCATAGCACCGCCCTGCAATGCCAACACTACGAATAAAAATATCCCAATTCCTTGCTCGCCTATAAGAAGCATGAATATACTCCTTGTCACCTAACTCTCTAATTACTCTCTGAAATAAAAACCCTGTCTCTCATTACAAAAAACAGGGTCGTCATAATCATACCTGAACTTCCTTATCAGATTTAGTCAGGTCAATATAAACTTGCAAGAGAGCTAACGCTTAAACAAGCAGAATATACTAAATTTGAGTATATCGATCAAGAACATCTTTCATGATCCAGCAATTAAGTTGATGAGCCGCGTTTTTTTACTAATTGTGATCAAAGATTTGCAGTGCCAATAATGACTTTTCCATCCTAATTAATTCTATTGACTCGCAGGCGTAGCTGATTCTTCCTGAAAGCGACGGACGACTTTATTTCTTTTCTATAGTAAGTTTCAATTGGTAGTCTTAAGAAAGATTAGGTTGAGAACACTATATTGCTGTGCCGTCCACACTTGTCTTACGAAATATATTTAAATAAAGCCTTTTGTGATATAAAAATCTATCCGGATTCAATTATTATATAAAGACTCCACGAAGGAGAACACCATGGGAATACGCGCAAAGATATTTTCAGGGTTTTTGATCATGGCGATCATGTTACTGGTCGCCGGTGTGTGGTCCATTTTTGAATTGAGTCACATCGGGATATC from Deltaproteobacteria bacterium encodes:
- a CDS encoding isoprenylcysteine carboxylmethyltransferase family protein — protein: MLLIGEQGIGIFLFVVLALQGGAMLVCTRRFLQIKPEGQGIVMAENYFNTAILVLFIPLIAVSLIMDWYQILDPTHLAIAIPWLIYGLEVIGIALIICGTAMVVFGFLALRNTFQPGGFAPRSQDPLVTWGIFSLVRNPLNSGVLSVTLGLAFVVQSLFVIALFVIYLILVLRVISIEENQLSEAFGEEYRSYSQKIRRLVPFIY